A single genomic interval of Roseomonas aeriglobus harbors:
- a CDS encoding fumarate hydratase, whose product MTVTIRTADLIESVADALQFISYYHPMDYIRALGEAYTAEQSAAAKDAIAQILTNSRMCAEGHRPICQDTGIVNVFVEWGMDCVLDDTSRSLQEVVDEGVRRAYLHPENKLRASVLADPAFTRRNTKDNTPCVLHVTMVPGSKVSVDVAAKGGGSENKSKFKMMNPSDSIVDWVLEMLPQMGAGWCPPGMLGIGIGGTAEHCVLLAKQALMEPIDMGQLKARGPQNDIEALRIEIFDKVNALGIGAQGLGGLSTILDVKIKDAPCHAAGKPVAMIPNCAATRHAHFTLDGSGPSYLEAPKLDEWPDVNWTPDKAAKRVDLDTLTSEDVQGWKHGDRLLLNGKMLTGRDAAHKRIADMLAKGEELPVSFKGRVIYYVGPVDPVGEEVVGPAGPTTATRMDKFMRMMLDQGLLACVGKAERGPAATEAIKDHKSAYLMAVGGAAYLVARAIKGSKVVGFEDLGMEAIYEFEVADFPVTVAVDSDGANVHTLAPLVWREKIAKEGLLQPA is encoded by the coding sequence ATGACCGTCACGATCCGCACCGCCGACCTGATCGAGAGCGTCGCCGACGCCCTGCAGTTCATCAGCTACTATCACCCGATGGATTACATCCGCGCGCTAGGCGAAGCCTATACCGCGGAGCAATCGGCGGCGGCCAAGGACGCGATCGCGCAGATCCTGACCAACAGCCGCATGTGCGCGGAGGGGCATCGCCCGATCTGCCAGGACACCGGCATCGTCAACGTGTTCGTCGAATGGGGCATGGACTGCGTGCTCGACGACACCTCGCGCTCGCTGCAGGAGGTCGTCGACGAAGGCGTCCGCCGCGCCTACCTCCACCCGGAGAACAAGCTGCGCGCGTCGGTCCTCGCCGACCCGGCTTTCACGCGGCGCAATACGAAGGACAACACGCCTTGCGTCCTCCACGTCACGATGGTGCCGGGGTCGAAGGTGTCCGTCGACGTCGCGGCCAAGGGCGGCGGATCGGAAAACAAGTCCAAGTTCAAGATGATGAACCCCAGCGACTCGATCGTCGACTGGGTGCTGGAGATGCTGCCGCAGATGGGCGCCGGCTGGTGCCCGCCGGGGATGCTCGGCATCGGCATCGGCGGCACGGCGGAGCATTGCGTGCTGCTCGCCAAGCAGGCGCTGATGGAGCCGATCGACATGGGCCAGCTCAAAGCACGCGGGCCCCAGAACGATATCGAGGCGTTGCGCATCGAGATCTTCGACAAGGTCAATGCGCTGGGCATCGGTGCGCAGGGCTTGGGCGGCCTGTCGACCATCCTCGACGTCAAGATCAAGGACGCGCCGTGCCACGCCGCGGGCAAGCCGGTCGCGATGATCCCCAACTGCGCCGCGACCCGCCACGCGCACTTTACGCTCGATGGATCGGGGCCATCGTATCTCGAGGCGCCGAAGCTCGACGAATGGCCCGACGTCAACTGGACGCCCGACAAGGCCGCCAAGCGCGTCGATCTCGACACGCTGACGTCTGAAGACGTGCAGGGTTGGAAGCACGGCGACCGCCTGTTGCTGAACGGCAAGATGCTGACCGGCCGCGACGCCGCGCACAAGCGGATCGCCGACATGCTGGCGAAGGGCGAAGAGCTGCCCGTCAGCTTCAAGGGCCGCGTGATCTATTATGTCGGCCCGGTCGATCCGGTCGGCGAGGAAGTCGTCGGCCCGGCCGGTCCCACGACGGCGACCCGCATGGACAAGTTCATGCGCATGATGCTCGACCAGGGCCTGCTCGCCTGCGTCGGCAAGGCCGAACGCGGGCCTGCCGCTACGGAAGCGATCAAGGATCACAAGTCTGCCTATCTGATGGCGGTCGGCGGTGCGGCCTACCTCGTCGCCCGCGCGATCAAGGGCAGCAAGGTCGTCGGCTTCGAAGACCTGGGCATGGAGGCGATCTACGAATTCGAGGTCGCCGACTTCCCCGTGACGGTCGCGGTCGACAGCGATGGTGCCAATGTTCACACGCTGGCGCCGCTGGTGTGGCGGGAGAAGATCGCCAAGGAAGGGTTGCTGCAGCCGGCGTGA
- a CDS encoding type II toxin-antitoxin system RelE/ParE family toxin: MKIVWTPQAVADRDPVAAVRMDQRFSDAVAGLAEFPLRGHPGEVAGTRELTPHRSYRLVYEVVDDTVWILVLIHSARLWPPLSDIGAE; this comes from the coding sequence GTGAAGATCGTCTGGACGCCGCAGGCGGTCGCCGACCGCGATCCAGTGGCGGCGGTCAGGATGGACCAGCGATTTAGCGATGCGGTTGCCGGGCTGGCCGAGTTTCCCTTGCGCGGACACCCTGGTGAAGTGGCAGGGACGCGCGAACTCACGCCGCACCGCAGCTATCGGCTGGTGTACGAGGTCGTCGATGACACGGTGTGGATTCTGGTTCTGATCCACAGCGCCCGTCTCTGGCCGCCGCTGTCGGATATCGGCGCCGAATAG
- a CDS encoding MBL fold metallo-hydrolase, producing MIRFLRLSGAVLVWLAILALLAVVIVPRFLDRRYYEGPVSGHFDGQRFFNPDGEDTVRLPSGGGRGGFLWRQATGSDGRPDWPTQVAVTPATPAARVAGDAMVATWVGHATVLVQTAGLNILTDPVWSERAGPFGFGPKRVAPPGIALAHLPKIDLIVVSHNHYDHLDLATLKRLWDRDRPLIVTGLGNGALMRSAGIGAVELDWRNAAVLTDTGVEIEGNGVPRCDPFGACPRDRATVFVTRNHHWSSRWFTDRNRALWSSFVIRTGSGTIFFAGDTGFGDGRWPAEAAKFGTPRLAILPIGAFRFEPGQMGTGSHIGPVDAVEVYRRLGAQTAIPIHWGTFRLSYEAYDTPPKLLAAATRCTGQQGFAPVAIGVPFVVPPLTDRRAAPPPMDRDALLRCLDTPAVRALR from the coding sequence ATGATCCGATTCCTTCGCTTGTCCGGCGCAGTCCTGGTGTGGCTTGCGATCCTTGCGCTGCTGGCGGTGGTCATCGTTCCCCGGTTTCTCGACCGGCGCTATTACGAGGGGCCGGTGTCGGGGCATTTCGACGGACAACGGTTCTTCAACCCGGATGGTGAGGACACCGTCCGCCTGCCATCGGGCGGGGGACGCGGTGGTTTCCTCTGGCGGCAGGCGACCGGCAGCGACGGCCGGCCGGACTGGCCGACGCAGGTCGCCGTGACGCCCGCCACACCGGCGGCGCGCGTTGCGGGCGACGCGATGGTCGCGACCTGGGTCGGCCATGCGACGGTGCTGGTCCAGACCGCCGGGCTCAATATCCTGACCGATCCGGTGTGGAGCGAGCGCGCCGGTCCGTTCGGCTTCGGCCCAAAGCGCGTGGCGCCGCCGGGCATCGCTCTGGCTCACCTGCCGAAGATCGATCTGATCGTCGTCAGCCACAATCACTATGACCACCTCGATCTCGCGACGCTCAAGCGCCTCTGGGATCGTGACCGGCCGCTGATCGTCACCGGGCTGGGTAACGGAGCGCTGATGCGCTCGGCCGGCATCGGCGCGGTCGAACTCGACTGGCGCAACGCCGCCGTGCTGACCGACACCGGCGTCGAGATCGAGGGCAACGGGGTACCGCGCTGCGATCCGTTCGGCGCATGCCCGCGCGACCGGGCAACCGTGTTCGTCACGCGCAACCATCACTGGTCGAGCCGCTGGTTCACCGACCGCAACCGCGCGCTGTGGTCCAGCTTCGTCATCCGGACGGGCAGCGGCACCATCTTCTTCGCGGGCGACACCGGCTTCGGCGACGGGCGCTGGCCCGCGGAGGCGGCGAAATTCGGCACCCCGCGCCTCGCGATCCTCCCCATCGGCGCCTTCCGGTTCGAACCCGGCCAGATGGGCACGGGCAGCCATATCGGCCCGGTCGATGCGGTCGAGGTATACCGCCGGCTGGGCGCGCAGACCGCGATCCCCATCCACTGGGGCACGTTTCGCCTGAGCTACGAGGCGTATGACACGCCGCCGAAGCTGCTGGCCGCGGCGACGCGGTGCACCGGGCAACAGGGTTTTGCGCCGGTCGCGATCGGGGTGCCGTTCGTCGTTCCACCGCTGACCGATCGACGCGCCGCTCCGCCGCCGATGGACCGCGACGCTCTGCTCCGGTGCCTCGACACGCCTGCGGTACGTGCGCTGCGATGA
- the uvrB gene encoding excinuclease ABC subunit UvrB, with amino-acid sequence MVIQIRKSLDEPETDQSFVPHRPARPLKAEGGRRFEIVSEYQPSGDQPTAIAELVTQVEAGERDQVLLGVTGSGKTFTMAQVIERVQRPALILAPNKILAAQLYGEMKSFFPNNAVEYFVSYYDYYQPEAYVPRSDTYIEKESSTNEAIDRMRHSATRSLLERDDVIIVASVSCLYGIGSVETYSAMIFDLKKGQSVDQREIVRKLVALQYKRNDAAFQRGNFRVRGDNLEIFPSHYEDSAWRISFFGDDIEEIVEFDPLTGKKVASLDYVRVYANSHYVTPGPTLKQATEAIKFELADRLQELIGEGKLLEAQRLEQRTNFDLEMIAATGSCAGIENYSRFLTGRLPGEPPPTLFEYLPENALLFVDESHQTIGQINGMSRGDHRRKITLAEYGFRLPSAIDNRPLRFNEWDAMRPQTTYVSATPGEWEMEQTGGVFAEQVIRPTGLIDPPVEIRPVEEQVQDLIQECKKTTQLGYRTLVTTLTKRMAEDLTEYMHEAGLKVRYMHSDVETLERIELIRDLRLGVYDVLIGINLLREGLDIPECGLVAILDADKEGFLRSETSLIQTIGRAARNVEGRVILYADRMTGSMERAINETNRRREKQMAYNAEHGITPATVKKNIGDIIAHVASKDQVTVEIDEDRPHMVGHNLRAYIEELEKKMRDAAANLEFEEAGRLRDEIRSLEQEELGLPVSEHKAPVMGRSNEGKPGTRKTRYGKQQKMRMAGGSRRGR; translated from the coding sequence ATGGTCATCCAGATCCGCAAGAGCCTCGACGAACCTGAAACCGATCAGAGCTTCGTGCCGCACCGCCCGGCGCGCCCGCTTAAGGCGGAGGGGGGCCGGCGGTTCGAGATCGTCAGCGAATATCAGCCCTCGGGCGACCAGCCGACCGCGATTGCAGAACTGGTGACGCAGGTCGAGGCTGGCGAGCGCGACCAGGTGCTGCTGGGTGTCACCGGCTCGGGCAAGACCTTCACCATGGCGCAGGTGATCGAACGCGTGCAGCGCCCCGCGCTGATCCTCGCGCCCAACAAGATCCTGGCCGCGCAGCTCTATGGCGAGATGAAGTCGTTCTTCCCGAACAACGCGGTCGAATATTTCGTCAGCTACTACGACTATTATCAGCCCGAGGCCTATGTGCCGCGGTCGGATACCTATATCGAAAAGGAAAGCTCGACCAACGAGGCGATCGACCGGATGCGCCACTCGGCGACGCGGTCGCTGCTGGAGCGTGACGACGTCATCATCGTCGCCTCGGTCAGCTGTCTCTACGGCATCGGTTCGGTCGAGACCTATTCGGCGATGATCTTCGACCTGAAGAAGGGCCAGAGCGTCGACCAGCGCGAAATCGTCCGCAAGCTGGTCGCGCTTCAGTACAAGCGCAACGACGCCGCGTTCCAGCGCGGCAACTTCCGCGTGCGGGGCGACAATCTCGAAATCTTCCCCTCGCACTATGAAGACAGTGCCTGGCGGATATCGTTCTTCGGCGACGACATCGAGGAGATCGTCGAGTTCGATCCGCTTACGGGCAAGAAGGTGGCGAGCCTCGACTATGTCCGCGTCTATGCGAACAGTCACTATGTGACGCCGGGACCGACGCTGAAGCAGGCGACCGAAGCGATCAAGTTCGAGCTGGCCGACCGGCTGCAGGAATTGATCGGCGAGGGCAAGCTGCTGGAGGCGCAGCGGCTGGAGCAGCGTACGAACTTCGATCTCGAGATGATCGCGGCGACCGGCAGTTGTGCGGGGATCGAGAACTACAGCCGTTTCCTGACCGGGCGTCTGCCCGGTGAGCCGCCGCCTACCCTGTTCGAGTATCTGCCCGAAAACGCGCTGCTGTTCGTCGACGAAAGCCATCAGACGATCGGGCAGATCAACGGCATGTCGCGTGGCGACCACCGGCGCAAGATCACGCTGGCCGAATATGGCTTTCGCCTGCCCTCGGCGATCGACAATCGCCCTCTACGCTTCAACGAATGGGACGCGATGCGTCCCCAGACCACCTATGTCTCGGCGACGCCGGGCGAGTGGGAGATGGAGCAGACCGGCGGCGTCTTTGCCGAACAGGTCATCCGCCCGACCGGCCTGATCGACCCGCCGGTCGAGATTCGCCCGGTCGAGGAACAGGTCCAGGACCTGATCCAGGAATGCAAGAAGACGACGCAGCTCGGGTACCGCACGCTCGTCACCACGCTGACCAAGCGGATGGCGGAGGATCTGACCGAATATATGCACGAAGCGGGACTGAAGGTCCGCTACATGCATTCGGACGTCGAGACGCTGGAGCGTATCGAGCTGATCCGCGACCTGCGCCTCGGCGTCTATGACGTCCTTATCGGCATCAACCTGCTGCGCGAGGGCCTCGACATTCCCGAATGCGGGCTGGTCGCGATCCTCGATGCGGACAAGGAGGGTTTCCTGCGCTCCGAAACGTCGCTGATCCAGACCATCGGCCGTGCCGCGCGTAACGTCGAGGGGCGGGTGATCCTCTATGCCGATCGCATGACCGGCAGCATGGAACGCGCGATCAACGAGACGAACCGCCGCCGCGAAAAGCAGATGGCGTATAATGCCGAACACGGCATCACGCCGGCGACCGTCAAGAAGAACATCGGCGACATCATCGCCCATGTCGCATCCAAGGATCAGGTCACCGTCGAGATCGACGAGGACCGCCCGCACATGGTCGGCCACAATCTGCGCGCGTACATCGAGGAACTCGAAAAGAAGATGCGCGATGCAGCGGCGAATCTGGAGTTCGAGGAGGCCGGTCGTCTTCGCGACGAAATTCGCAGCCTGGAACAGGAAGAGCTCGGCCTGCCGGTCTCCGAACACAAGGCGCCGGTGATGGGCCGGTCGAACGAAGGAAAGCCGGGGACACGCAAGACCCGGTATGGCAAACAGCAGAAGATGCGGATGGCTGGCGGCTCGCGGCGGGGGCGGTAG
- a CDS encoding class I SAM-dependent methyltransferase yields the protein MISLTRVGRTVGAALLLTACSGAPVTLNKTDEPRFPAAERPIAKIVSPRWSTEEARDRLREADKVMDLAGIAPGMTVADIGAGEGYYTIRLASRVGAKGRVLAEDIVPAVRDALAQRVTRERLDNVSVRLGEPDDPELPENSFDRVLMVHMYHEIEEPYKFLWHLRPSLKKDGAVVVVDANRSTQNHGTPPALLECEFAAVGYKRIELRTMPSAGGYIALFRPEGPRPAPEAIKPCRIAAGASTQ from the coding sequence TTGATCTCGCTCACCCGTGTTGGACGGACGGTGGGGGCAGCCCTGCTTCTCACCGCCTGCTCCGGCGCGCCGGTGACGCTCAACAAGACCGACGAACCGCGTTTCCCCGCCGCCGAGCGCCCGATCGCCAAGATCGTCAGCCCGCGCTGGTCGACCGAGGAGGCGCGCGATCGACTGCGCGAGGCGGACAAGGTCATGGACCTGGCTGGCATCGCGCCGGGCATGACGGTTGCCGACATCGGCGCGGGCGAGGGGTATTACACGATCCGCCTGGCGAGCCGCGTCGGTGCCAAGGGCCGGGTGCTTGCCGAGGATATCGTGCCGGCCGTTCGCGATGCGCTGGCCCAGCGTGTGACGCGCGAGCGGCTGGACAATGTCAGCGTCCGCCTGGGTGAGCCCGACGATCCCGAACTGCCCGAGAACAGCTTCGACCGCGTGCTGATGGTCCACATGTATCACGAGATCGAGGAGCCCTATAAGTTCCTGTGGCACCTGCGCCCGTCGCTCAAGAAGGACGGGGCCGTGGTCGTGGTCGACGCCAACCGATCGACCCAGAACCACGGCACGCCGCCGGCGCTCCTCGAATGCGAATTCGCGGCGGTGGGGTACAAGCGGATCGAGTTGCGCACGATGCCGTCAGCCGGCGGCTACATCGCGCTGTTCCGCCCCGAAGGTCCGCGACCCGCGCCCGAAGCGATCAAGCCGTGTCGGATCGCGGCGGGGGCCTCCACGCAATAA
- a CDS encoding HigA family addiction module antidote protein, producing the protein MSGSRIIIAEEDRLDNVHPGDILREDFLIGREIPIAEVAESAQIDPVVLAEIIASRRDIDASIDARLTRYFGMSDGFFLRLQNSYDMEEVAYREADDLAKIVRRAA; encoded by the coding sequence ATGTCCGGATCGAGGATTATCATCGCTGAGGAGGATCGGTTGGACAATGTCCATCCGGGCGACATCTTGCGCGAGGATTTCCTGATTGGGAGAGAAATTCCTATCGCGGAAGTCGCCGAGAGTGCGCAGATCGATCCGGTCGTTCTGGCGGAGATCATCGCGAGCCGGCGTGACATCGATGCGTCGATCGATGCGCGGCTTACCCGATATTTCGGCATGTCGGACGGCTTTTTTCTGCGGCTGCAGAATAGCTATGACATGGAGGAGGTCGCTTACCGCGAGGCGGACGACCTTGCTAAGATCGTCCGCCGCGCCGCCTGA
- the prfB gene encoding peptide chain release factor 2 translates to MRAEAQVHVDTIKDALSLLRRFLNWDVALRRLDELNARVEDQALWNDPKAAQEVMRERRRLDEAITATRDIEQELNDTAELIEMAEAEGDEAMAAEGTEALAALAKRAEADKVKALLAGEADANDTYIEINSGAGGTESQDWAEMLQRMYTRWAERHGMKVELIDYHAGEQAGIKSATLLVKGENAYGYAKTESGVHRLVRISPYDSSARRHTSFSSVWVYPVIDDNIEVEVNESDLRIDTYRASGAGGQHINTTDSAVRITHLPTGIVVQCQNQRSQHKNKAEAFNQLRARLYERELAEREAAANAQNATKTDIGWGHQIRSYVLQPYQLVKDLRTGVTSTAPSDVLDGGLDPFMAAALSQRVTGEAVEVEDVD, encoded by the coding sequence ATGCGCGCCGAAGCGCAGGTTCACGTCGACACGATCAAGGACGCGCTGTCGCTGCTGCGCCGGTTTCTCAACTGGGACGTCGCGTTGCGCCGGCTCGACGAACTCAATGCGCGGGTCGAGGACCAGGCGCTGTGGAACGACCCCAAGGCCGCGCAGGAAGTCATGCGCGAACGCCGCCGGCTGGACGAGGCGATCACCGCGACCCGCGATATCGAGCAGGAGCTGAACGATACCGCCGAGCTGATCGAGATGGCCGAAGCCGAGGGCGACGAGGCGATGGCGGCCGAAGGGACCGAGGCGCTGGCGGCGCTGGCCAAGCGGGCGGAGGCCGACAAGGTCAAGGCGCTGCTGGCGGGCGAAGCCGACGCCAACGACACCTATATCGAAATCAACTCGGGCGCCGGCGGCACCGAGAGCCAGGACTGGGCCGAAATGCTCCAGCGCATGTACACGCGCTGGGCCGAGCGTCACGGCATGAAGGTCGAGCTGATCGACTATCATGCGGGCGAACAGGCGGGCATCAAGTCAGCGACGCTCCTGGTGAAGGGCGAGAACGCCTACGGCTATGCCAAGACCGAAAGCGGCGTGCACCGGCTGGTCCGGATCAGCCCGTATGATTCTTCGGCACGGCGTCACACCAGCTTCTCGTCGGTGTGGGTCTATCCGGTGATCGACGACAATATCGAAGTCGAGGTCAACGAAAGCGACTTGCGCATCGACACCTATCGCGCGTCCGGCGCCGGCGGGCAGCATATCAACACGACCGATTCGGCCGTTCGTATCACCCACTTGCCGACCGGCATCGTCGTCCAGTGTCAGAACCAGCGATCGCAGCACAAGAACAAGGCAGAGGCCTTCAACCAGCTGCGTGCGCGCTTGTACGAGCGCGAATTGGCCGAGCGTGAAGCCGCCGCCAACGCCCAGAACGCGACGAAGACCGACATCGGCTGGGGCCACCAGATCCGCTCCTACGTCCTCCAGCCCTATCAGCTGGTCAAAGACCTCCGCACCGGCGTGACCTCCACGGCGCCGAGCGACGTGCTCGACGGCGGACTCGACCCGTTCATGGCCGCCGCGCTGTCGCAGCGCGTGACCGGCGAGGCGGTCGAGGTGGAGGACGTCGATTGA
- a CDS encoding antitoxin of toxin-antitoxin stability system, producing MSKAAVFTMKLEPELRDEFMAAAEECHRPASQVVRELMREFVQRQHERREHSDLLHRKVAAARTSVAAGSGRSNDSVEADFAARRSEIDQSA from the coding sequence ATGTCCAAGGCCGCCGTATTTACGATGAAGCTGGAACCCGAGCTGCGAGACGAATTTATGGCGGCGGCGGAGGAATGTCATCGTCCCGCGTCTCAGGTCGTGCGCGAGTTGATGCGTGAGTTCGTGCAGCGTCAGCATGAGCGACGCGAGCACAGCGACCTGCTTCACCGCAAGGTTGCCGCGGCTCGAACGTCAGTCGCTGCCGGATCGGGCAGGTCGAACGATAGCGTCGAGGCTGATTTCGCCGCACGTCGTAGCGAGATTGATCAGTCCGCGTGA
- a CDS encoding transglycosylase domain-containing protein, whose protein sequence is MPDTSTTDPRAARPIREPGRFRQLWARRWVRILSYLGAIGLAALAGLWFAVSRDLPSVEKLRAYEPSLPTNVRDRDGQPLQSYARLRRVELSYDEYPPLLVKAFLAAEDRTFFEHSGVDYPGIAAAIITNLKSDKRPIGASTITQQVAKNLLVGNEVSYVRKAREALLAYKIEAALTKQQILELYLNQIELGRNAAGVAAAGHAYFDKDLNQLSLAQLAYLAILPKGPSNYGPERHYDRAIGRRNWVLGEMLRNNFITQAQHDAAVAQPLGTVPRQNARVDHNGGYFVEAVRRELLDRFGETDQAGPYSVYDGGLWVRTSFDPRLQGYAQDALRAGLLRYDGGRGWAGPLEHKDVTDDNWRGQLVATNIGLDYLDWQAAIVVTKGAESADIGFADGKTGILPRGNAQMPVRGVGGTAFAALKAGDIIAVAPAGGGWALRSVPKVSGAFVVEEPSSGRIFAMQGGFDSRLGSFNRATQAMRQPGSTIKPIVYSAALASGMTPASIIVDGPFCVYQGARLGQKCFRNFGNMRAAGPKTMRWGIEQSRNLMTVRTAATVGMPRVVDYIQRLGVSTAKLPPYLSYALGAGETTVTRMTNAYAMLVNHGRQMEPTLIDYVQNRRGGVIWPSNWRPCDGCNAPDWDGGAMPRPQRRWRQAIDAMTAYQMVHITEGVIQRGTATVLRDLGRPIMGKTGTTTGPTDVWFVGGTPQMVGGLYIGYDTPRNLGGAVQGGTFAAPIFRAFAEKAYAGLPVVPFRAPPGIRMVRIDRMSGRPVYGTFPTSDDPKAGVIWEAFKPQSEGRRARRTTEDEAEAPKAQASRAAGPAEKARDSDFLQREGGIY, encoded by the coding sequence ATGCCCGACACCAGTACGACCGACCCGCGCGCGGCGCGTCCGATCCGCGAGCCCGGCCGATTTCGGCAGCTGTGGGCGCGGCGCTGGGTCCGGATCCTCAGCTATCTTGGTGCGATCGGTCTGGCGGCGCTTGCCGGCCTGTGGTTCGCGGTGTCGCGCGACCTGCCGTCGGTCGAGAAATTGCGCGCGTACGAACCATCGCTGCCGACGAACGTGCGCGACCGGGACGGCCAGCCGCTGCAGAGCTATGCCCGCCTGCGCCGGGTCGAGCTGAGCTACGACGAATATCCGCCGCTGCTCGTCAAGGCCTTCCTGGCCGCCGAGGACCGCACCTTCTTCGAACATTCCGGTGTCGACTATCCCGGCATCGCGGCGGCCATCATCACCAATCTGAAGAGCGACAAACGCCCGATCGGCGCGTCGACCATCACCCAGCAGGTCGCCAAGAATCTGCTCGTCGGCAACGAGGTCAGCTATGTCCGCAAGGCGCGCGAGGCGCTGCTCGCCTATAAGATCGAAGCTGCGCTGACCAAGCAGCAGATCCTGGAGTTGTACCTCAACCAGATCGAACTCGGCCGCAACGCCGCAGGTGTGGCCGCGGCCGGCCATGCCTATTTCGACAAGGACCTGAACCAGCTGAGCCTGGCGCAGCTGGCCTATCTGGCGATCCTGCCGAAGGGGCCGTCGAACTATGGCCCCGAACGCCATTACGACCGCGCGATCGGCCGACGGAACTGGGTGCTCGGCGAAATGCTGCGCAACAATTTCATCACCCAGGCCCAGCATGACGCGGCGGTCGCGCAGCCGCTCGGCACCGTCCCTCGGCAAAACGCGCGGGTCGATCATAACGGCGGCTATTTCGTCGAAGCGGTGCGGCGCGAACTGCTCGATCGCTTCGGCGAGACGGACCAGGCCGGGCCATATAGCGTCTACGACGGCGGCCTGTGGGTGCGTACCTCCTTCGATCCGCGGTTGCAGGGCTATGCTCAGGACGCACTGCGCGCCGGGCTGTTGCGCTATGACGGCGGCCGCGGGTGGGCCGGGCCGCTCGAGCACAAGGACGTGACCGACGACAATTGGCGCGGCCAGCTGGTCGCGACCAACATCGGTCTCGACTATCTCGACTGGCAGGCGGCGATCGTCGTGACGAAGGGCGCGGAGAGTGCCGACATCGGCTTTGCCGACGGCAAGACCGGCATTCTGCCGCGCGGCAACGCACAGATGCCGGTGCGCGGGGTGGGCGGGACCGCGTTTGCCGCGCTGAAGGCGGGCGACATCATCGCCGTGGCACCGGCGGGCGGCGGCTGGGCGCTGCGCAGCGTACCCAAAGTGTCGGGTGCCTTCGTGGTCGAGGAACCGTCGTCGGGCCGCATCTTCGCGATGCAGGGCGGGTTCGACAGCCGCCTTGGCAGCTTCAACCGCGCGACGCAGGCGATGCGCCAGCCGGGATCGACCATCAAGCCGATCGTCTATTCGGCAGCCCTCGCCAGCGGCATGACCCCGGCGTCGATCATCGTCGATGGACCCTTCTGCGTCTATCAGGGCGCCCGGCTGGGCCAGAAATGCTTCCGCAACTTCGGCAACATGCGCGCGGCCGGCCCCAAGACGATGCGCTGGGGCATCGAACAGTCGCGCAACCTGATGACGGTACGCACCGCCGCGACCGTCGGCATGCCGCGCGTCGTCGATTATATCCAGCGGCTGGGCGTCTCTACAGCCAAGCTGCCGCCCTACCTGTCCTACGCGCTGGGCGCGGGCGAGACGACCGTCACGCGGATGACCAATGCCTATGCCATGCTGGTCAATCACGGCCGGCAGATGGAACCGACGCTGATTGATTATGTCCAGAACCGCCGCGGCGGGGTGATCTGGCCGTCGAACTGGCGTCCGTGCGATGGCTGCAACGCGCCCGACTGGGACGGCGGCGCCATGCCGCGCCCGCAGCGTCGCTGGCGCCAGGCGATCGATGCGATGACCGCCTATCAGATGGTTCACATCACCGAAGGCGTCATCCAGCGCGGCACCGCGACCGTGCTGCGCGACCTAGGGCGCCCGATCATGGGCAAAACCGGCACGACGACGGGGCCGACCGACGTCTGGTTCGTCGGCGGCACCCCGCAGATGGTCGGCGGGCTCTACATCGGATATGACACGCCGCGGAATTTGGGCGGCGCCGTGCAGGGCGGCACCTTCGCGGCGCCGATCTTCCGGGCGTTCGCGGAGAAAGCCTATGCCGGCCTGCCGGTCGTTCCCTTCCGCGCGCCGCCGGGCATTCGCATGGTCCGTATCGACCGGATGAGCGGCCGCCCGGTCTACGGTACTTTCCCGACCTCCGACGACCCGAAGGCGGGCGTCATCTGGGAAGCGTTCAAGCCGCAAAGCGAAGGGCGTCGCGCCCGTCGCACGACCGAGGACGAGGCCGAGGCCCCCAAGGCCCAGGCGTCTCGCGCGGCGGGACCGGCGGAGAAAGCGCGCGACAGCGATTTCTTGCAGCGTGAGGGCGGTATCTACTAG
- a CDS encoding type II toxin-antitoxin system RelE/ParE family toxin yields MQHTARRKLRQLDGADRLDDMRVPPGNRLEELKGDRKGTYSIRINDQWRITFRWSNGGADDVRIEDYHR; encoded by the coding sequence ATTCAGCACACTGCTCGTCGTAAACTTCGGCAACTCGACGGTGCCGATCGCCTCGACGACATGCGCGTGCCGCCCGGCAACCGCTTGGAGGAGTTGAAGGGCGACCGCAAAGGGACATATAGTATCCGCATCAACGATCAGTGGCGGATCACCTTCCGCTGGTCAAACGGAGGCGCGGACGATGTCCGGATCGAGGATTATCATCGCTGA